Proteins co-encoded in one Flavivirga eckloniae genomic window:
- a CDS encoding RagB/SusD family nutrient uptake outer membrane protein translates to MRISNKIKTLALVLAIGLTSSCTLEEGQSLNGAQTTSISEGLSKTELPQVVAGILSNMRDRMSTQRDVMSVLGREYWVLQSSDPGWGTELAAGLLSNGSFFINNPYSERYATVKACNLLLESLEAESTKIVFTENEIVAIRGFANTIKAHELLSVLNMVYQNGIRTEVSDPDNLGPFENYDDALTTIMGLLDSGFTDITTAGEVEPNTLGVSYSEFNRAIAARVAMYQGDHAKVLSALADSFMNMEAGADLNAGAYLRYSAAGADQLNPLFNALPSSTDGARLVYPDFLDPASFEAGDTRINKAVIRSGTDPELCLAGMCGTHDVLLYESNTTPVGLIRNEELLLLYAEANMTSNPGEAEAAIDFIRAGAGLGAVGAGNVDEDRIIYERRYSLFGEGHRWVDMRRFGRLADINQDYDRAGDLSPVPNQFPIPQNEGQ, encoded by the coding sequence ATGAGAATTTCAAATAAAATAAAGACATTAGCCTTAGTCCTAGCTATAGGACTTACTTCTTCATGTACTCTAGAAGAAGGGCAAAGTTTAAATGGGGCTCAAACGACTTCAATTTCCGAAGGGCTTTCAAAGACAGAACTTCCACAGGTAGTTGCTGGGATTTTATCAAATATGAGAGATAGAATGAGTACACAGCGTGATGTCATGTCTGTGTTAGGGAGAGAATATTGGGTGCTTCAAAGTTCCGATCCGGGATGGGGTACAGAATTGGCAGCAGGATTGTTAAGTAACGGATCATTTTTTATAAATAATCCATATTCAGAACGGTATGCTACAGTTAAAGCATGTAATTTGTTATTAGAAAGTTTAGAAGCAGAAAGTACAAAAATCGTATTTACAGAAAATGAAATAGTTGCTATAAGAGGGTTTGCTAATACGATTAAAGCCCACGAGTTACTATCTGTTTTAAATATGGTGTATCAAAATGGTATTAGAACAGAAGTGTCTGATCCAGATAATTTAGGACCTTTTGAAAATTATGATGATGCACTAACAACCATTATGGGGCTTTTGGATTCAGGTTTTACCGATATAACAACAGCAGGAGAAGTTGAGCCTAATACTCTAGGAGTTTCTTATTCTGAATTTAATAGAGCTATTGCAGCCAGAGTTGCAATGTATCAAGGTGATCATGCTAAAGTATTAAGTGCTCTTGCCGATTCTTTTATGAACATGGAGGCGGGAGCAGATTTGAACGCTGGAGCATATCTAAGATATTCAGCAGCCGGAGCAGATCAATTAAATCCATTATTTAACGCACTACCTTCTTCGACAGATGGGGCTAGATTGGTTTATCCGGATTTTCTTGATCCAGCTTCTTTTGAAGCAGGAGATACACGAATTAATAAGGCTGTTATAAGAAGCGGAACAGATCCAGAATTGTGCCTGGCAGGTATGTGCGGAACACATGATGTATTGTTGTATGAATCTAATACTACTCCAGTAGGGTTGATAAGAAATGAAGAGCTTCTTTTGTTGTATGCTGAAGCTAATATGACTTCTAATCCGGGAGAGGCGGAAGCGGCCATTGATTTTATAAGAGCTGGAGCAGGTTTAGGTGCTGTTGGAGCAGGAAATGTTGACGAAGACAGGATAATATATGAAAGACGTTATTCGCTATTTGGAGAAGGCCATCGTTGGGTTGATATGAGACGTTTTGGAAGATTGGCTGATATAAACCAGGATTATGATAGAGCTGGTGATTTATCACCAGTGCCTAATCAATTCCCAATTCCTCAAAACGAAGGACAATAA
- a CDS encoding efflux RND transporter permease subunit produces the protein MSKNLKQKKVDKEFGFSSWAINNKTTMYVLIALILFLGAGAYFSMPRESFPEIKETKIYISSVYPGNTAEDIEKLITDPIEDKLKTVSNVVEITSTSQEDYSIIIVEFDENISVDAAKQKVKDEVDTETSGEDWPTFNGAKVEPNIFDLSMSEEIPILNINISGDYPIDKLKEYGEYLEDEIESLQEIKQVDIRGAQEKEVEVAVDIYKMMAAQVSFDDVINTISRENVTMSAGNLITSGQRRTIRIIGEIDTPNELESFVVKSEKGNSIYLKDIAQVTFKDEDKTTYAREFGAPVVMLDVKKRAGKNMVAAAEQIDVIIKEAVENVFPPDLTVTVANDQSSKTIGQVDDLVNNIIFGIILVVTVLMFFLGFKNALFVGFAIPMSMFMSLMVLNTLGYTMNTMILFGLIMGLGMLVDNGIVVVENVYRLMSEEGMTRTEAAKKGIGEIAFPIIISTATTIAAFIPLGLWPGVMGQFMIYFPITLSVVLGSSLFVAIFFNSVMVSQFMTTEDKEMPLKNIIKISAIVGGIGLFIMLVGGSYRGLGTLMIVTVILLWLYRLFLRSWANGFQNYVLPKWERFYERTLRAALSGRKPIVISIGTFILLIITFMGFGMSVGSQRTKLEFFPDNTPNQIIVYIEYPEGTDIEKTNAITNDIEKRVYKIINEETYMHGDFNFLTESAVSQVGAGAGNPQTDGGSQAEMPHRGKITATMREYKFRDGADSNILLKKVQEDLKGIYPGVSISVEKDPVGPPAGYPINIELEGNDYSELIATAEKMRDFINSKNIQGIDELKIDVNKSKPSMQVQVDRKKAGELGVTSGQVGTQLRNSIFGAKAGIYKENGEDYDIYVRFNEENRYNTSAIFNQKITFRDPANGQIKEIPVSTVAKQNNTSGFSAIKHRDVTRVVTLYSALAPGFIDAAAIVSQIQNEMQGFSEKPNNVKIDYTGQIEEQEKQQNFLNGAFLAGLGLIFFILIFQFNSVSKPGIIMLAIFLSLIGVFGGILITGSSFVIMMTMMGIISLAGIVVNNGVVLLDYTQLLIDRKKVAHDLEDDQYLENHDLLEAIIKGGKARLRPVLLTAITTILGLIPLATGLNINFFTLFTEFNPHIYMGGDNVIFWGPLAWTVIYGLFVATFLTLIVVPILFYLVTKFKMWLYSNRVAKYSENKLKEALSTNNEPQEVLNMDKGLD, from the coding sequence ATGAGTAAAAATTTAAAACAAAAGAAAGTAGATAAAGAGTTTGGTTTTTCATCATGGGCAATTAACAATAAAACAACCATGTATGTTTTAATTGCTTTAATCTTATTTCTTGGAGCTGGCGCTTATTTTAGTATGCCCAGAGAAAGTTTCCCCGAAATTAAAGAAACCAAAATCTATATTAGTTCTGTATATCCTGGAAATACCGCCGAGGATATTGAAAAACTGATAACCGATCCCATTGAGGACAAGCTAAAAACAGTTAGTAATGTTGTTGAAATCACATCAACATCTCAAGAAGACTATTCTATTATTATTGTAGAATTCGATGAGAATATTTCTGTTGATGCAGCCAAACAAAAAGTAAAGGACGAAGTAGATACAGAAACTTCGGGTGAAGATTGGCCAACATTTAATGGCGCTAAAGTCGAGCCTAATATTTTCGATTTAAGCATGTCTGAAGAAATTCCGATCCTTAATATTAATATTTCTGGAGATTATCCGATTGATAAATTAAAGGAATATGGAGAATATCTGGAAGATGAAATTGAAAGCTTACAAGAAATTAAGCAAGTAGATATTCGTGGTGCACAGGAAAAAGAAGTAGAGGTTGCTGTAGACATATACAAGATGATGGCTGCCCAAGTAAGTTTTGACGATGTTATAAATACTATTAGCAGAGAAAACGTAACCATGTCTGCAGGTAATTTAATTACAAGTGGGCAGAGACGTACTATTAGAATCATTGGAGAAATTGATACGCCAAACGAACTTGAAAGCTTTGTAGTAAAATCTGAAAAAGGCAATTCTATTTATCTAAAAGATATTGCTCAAGTTACCTTTAAAGATGAAGACAAAACGACTTATGCCAGAGAATTTGGAGCGCCAGTTGTGATGCTAGATGTTAAGAAACGTGCTGGAAAAAATATGGTGGCTGCGGCAGAGCAAATAGATGTTATTATTAAAGAGGCTGTCGAAAATGTATTTCCTCCAGATTTAACAGTTACCGTAGCGAACGACCAATCTTCAAAGACCATAGGGCAGGTTGATGATTTAGTAAACAACATTATATTTGGTATCATTCTCGTAGTAACTGTTTTAATGTTCTTTTTAGGGTTTAAAAATGCCTTATTTGTTGGTTTTGCTATCCCTATGTCCATGTTTATGTCCCTCATGGTTTTAAATACTTTAGGCTATACCATGAATACCATGATTCTTTTCGGACTTATTATGGGGCTTGGAATGCTGGTTGATAATGGTATTGTTGTTGTTGAAAACGTGTATCGTTTAATGAGCGAAGAAGGTATGACCCGTACAGAAGCAGCAAAAAAAGGTATTGGTGAAATCGCCTTCCCTATTATTATATCTACGGCAACAACAATAGCTGCATTTATACCTTTAGGTTTATGGCCAGGGGTTATGGGACAATTCATGATATATTTTCCTATTACCCTATCTGTTGTATTAGGTTCATCATTGTTTGTGGCCATCTTCTTTAACTCCGTTATGGTATCTCAATTTATGACTACTGAGGATAAAGAAATGCCTTTAAAAAACATCATTAAAATCTCTGCCATTGTAGGAGGTATTGGTTTATTTATCATGCTTGTTGGAGGAAGCTACAGAGGCTTGGGAACTTTAATGATAGTAACTGTTATTTTACTTTGGTTATATCGTTTATTCCTAAGAAGTTGGGCTAATGGATTCCAAAATTATGTATTACCTAAATGGGAACGTTTTTACGAAAGAACACTTCGTGCGGCATTAAGTGGAAGAAAACCAATTGTTATTAGCATAGGAACATTTATTTTACTTATTATAACCTTTATGGGCTTCGGAATGTCTGTAGGAAGCCAACGTACAAAACTTGAGTTTTTCCCAGACAATACACCAAATCAAATTATTGTTTACATTGAATACCCTGAAGGTACAGACATTGAAAAAACCAATGCGATTACCAATGATATTGAAAAGCGTGTTTATAAAATTATAAACGAAGAAACTTATATGCATGGTGATTTTAATTTCTTAACCGAAAGTGCCGTTTCTCAAGTTGGCGCAGGTGCAGGGAATCCGCAAACCGATGGTGGTTCACAAGCAGAAATGCCTCATCGTGGTAAAATAACAGCTACCATGCGTGAATACAAATTTAGAGATGGTGCCGATAGTAATATACTTCTTAAAAAAGTACAAGAAGATTTAAAAGGAATCTACCCTGGGGTAAGTATTTCTGTAGAAAAAGATCCAGTAGGCCCTCCTGCTGGTTATCCAATCAATATTGAACTAGAAGGTAACGATTATTCTGAGCTTATTGCAACCGCAGAAAAAATGCGCGATTTTATCAATTCGAAAAATATTCAAGGTATTGATGAATTGAAAATTGATGTAAATAAGTCGAAACCATCTATGCAGGTTCAGGTAGACCGAAAAAAAGCCGGAGAATTGGGTGTAACTTCTGGTCAAGTAGGAACACAATTGCGTAATTCAATATTTGGAGCTAAAGCCGGTATTTATAAAGAAAATGGTGAAGACTATGATATTTATGTACGTTTTAATGAAGAAAACAGATATAATACAAGTGCTATTTTTAACCAGAAAATAACTTTTAGAGATCCTGCTAATGGACAAATAAAAGAAATCCCTGTTTCTACAGTGGCTAAACAAAATAATACTTCTGGTTTTAGCGCCATAAAACATAGAGATGTTACACGTGTTGTAACATTATACTCTGCATTGGCGCCTGGATTCATCGATGCTGCAGCTATAGTGTCACAAATTCAAAACGAAATGCAAGGGTTTTCGGAAAAACCTAATAATGTTAAAATTGATTATACGGGTCAAATTGAAGAGCAGGAAAAGCAACAAAACTTTCTTAATGGAGCCTTTTTGGCTGGTTTAGGGTTAATATTCTTTATTCTAATTTTTCAATTTAACTCTGTTTCTAAACCGGGAATCATCATGCTTGCTATATTTTTAAGTTTAATAGGTGTTTTTGGTGGTATTTTAATAACAGGCAGTTCCTTCGTAATTATGATGACCATGATGGGTATTATTTCGCTGGCTGGTATTGTTGTAAATAACGGTGTGGTACTCTTAGATTATACACAACTCTTAATTGATAGGAAAAAAGTAGCACACGATTTGGAAGATGACCAGTATCTGGAAAATCATGATCTGTTAGAGGCCATCATTAAAGGAGGGAAAGCACGTTTACGCCCAGTACTACTAACTGCAATTACAACCATTTTAGGTTTAATACCGTTAGCAACCGGACTAAACATAAACTTCTTTACTTTATTTACAGAGTTTAACCCTCACATATATATGGGAGGTGATAATGTAATTTTCTGGGGACCTCTAGCCTGGACAGTTATATATGGATTATTTGTTGCCACATTCTTAACACTAATAGTAGTTCCAATACTGTTTTATTTAGTAACCAAATTTAAAATGTGGTTGTATAGTAACAGAGTGGCAAAATATTCAGAAAACAAACTAAAAGAAGCTTTGAGCACAAATAATGAGCCTCAAGAAGTTTTAAATATGGATAAAGGATTAGATTAA
- a CDS encoding TonB-dependent receptor, with the protein MSKLLQFKILALLLILPSIAFTQQISGTITDAATNLSLPGANIIIKGTATGAVSDFDGNFSLTVENFPVVLVVSSVGYDTQEVTVSSASQSIIIKLEEGVALDEVILIGSRNPNRTAVNTPVPVDVIDVSELTSQAPQVNLNQILNFVAPSFTSNTQTISDGTDHIDPASLRGLGPDQVLVLINGKRRHNSSLINVNGTFGRGSVGTDLNAIPSAAIQRLEVLRDGAAAQYGSDAIAGVINIVLSQEVNTLALNVTTGAHFAKNANNQTGGVDGETVNISANYGVPLGENGGFINFTGDFDFREDYSRMKSWEGNVFNLYNTVERFANNDGYNLSDLLDDDVADVIQYANAAGINLGGASTKADLRTILNADNTDAELAARGLVRSDFNMRVGQSEVRGGRFFANLSLPLDDNGTEFYSFAGASSRKGNSAGFYRLPNQSRTYTPAYINGFLPEINSTISDKSLAVGIRGKINDWNVDLSNTWGKNAFLYTIGNTFNASQQNASPTTFDAGGFNFMQNTVNLDINKFYDGILDGLNVAFGAEYRLENYEIEAGEEASYAQYTADGQVITLSTQNPAEDFFGDSRPGGSQVFPGFSPNNELSRGRSSVAGYFDLEADFSEAFLASFATRFENYSDFGSTINFKLATLFKANENINIRAALNTGFRAPSLHQLNFNSTSTIFDQNGDPQEVGTFSNDSRAAQLLGIPQLKEETSKSVSLGFTAKVPDANLTITVDGYFVAIDDRVVYTGQFAPTPDAGTGTGGVPPVYSGPQLELFNLLTQANASRAAFFANAIDTESKGLDIVITHKANIGTDMSLKSDLSGTFSKTKKVGDIKASDLLERAGKVGTYFPEDSRVYLEEAVPRTKVNLTNNLTAGKFNVFLRNVYFGEVTEATTNVDRQQVFGTKLVTDLSLGYKASESLTLTIGANNLLDVYPDRAAEVFSDGGTNRSSGRFDWSRRAQQFGIGGRFLFARLSFKLK; encoded by the coding sequence ATGAGCAAACTTTTACAATTTAAAATTCTGGCTTTGTTACTTATTTTACCCTCAATTGCTTTTACTCAGCAGATTTCGGGAACTATAACAGATGCTGCGACGAATTTGTCCTTACCTGGGGCAAATATTATTATTAAAGGAACCGCTACAGGGGCGGTTTCAGATTTTGATGGGAATTTTAGTTTAACCGTAGAGAACTTTCCAGTAGTTTTGGTGGTGTCTTCGGTAGGATACGATACCCAAGAGGTTACCGTATCTTCTGCCTCCCAAAGCATTATAATAAAACTCGAAGAAGGCGTTGCTTTAGACGAAGTTATATTAATCGGGTCGAGAAACCCAAATAGAACAGCAGTAAATACACCAGTTCCTGTTGATGTGATTGATGTTTCCGAACTTACATCGCAAGCACCACAAGTTAATTTAAATCAAATCTTGAATTTTGTGGCACCATCATTTACATCGAATACCCAAACCATTTCCGATGGTACCGATCATATAGATCCTGCATCTTTGAGAGGCTTAGGACCAGATCAAGTACTTGTATTAATCAATGGAAAACGAAGACATAACTCTTCTTTAATTAATGTTAACGGAACTTTTGGTCGTGGTAGTGTAGGAACCGATTTAAATGCCATACCATCTGCAGCCATTCAGCGATTGGAGGTATTGCGTGATGGAGCAGCTGCGCAGTACGGATCGGATGCTATAGCGGGAGTTATCAATATTGTTTTAAGTCAGGAGGTAAATACGCTTGCTTTAAACGTGACTACTGGAGCACATTTTGCTAAAAATGCAAATAATCAAACCGGAGGTGTTGATGGAGAAACTGTTAATATTAGTGCTAATTATGGGGTGCCTTTGGGTGAAAATGGAGGGTTCATAAATTTTACCGGAGATTTCGATTTTAGAGAAGACTACAGTAGAATGAAATCATGGGAAGGAAATGTTTTCAATCTGTATAACACAGTTGAACGATTTGCAAATAATGATGGTTATAATTTATCGGATCTGTTGGATGATGATGTAGCAGACGTTATACAATATGCCAATGCAGCCGGTATTAATTTAGGAGGAGCGAGCACTAAAGCAGATTTGCGGACTATTTTAAATGCCGATAATACCGATGCGGAATTAGCAGCCAGAGGATTAGTGAGGAGTGATTTTAACATGCGTGTTGGTCAATCAGAAGTAAGGGGAGGACGGTTTTTTGCTAACTTATCGTTGCCGTTGGATGACAATGGTACCGAATTTTATTCTTTTGCAGGAGCAAGTTCAAGAAAAGGAAATTCAGCCGGGTTCTACAGATTGCCGAACCAAAGTAGAACCTATACTCCAGCTTACATTAATGGGTTTTTACCTGAGATTAATTCAACAATTTCAGACAAATCTCTAGCTGTTGGAATAAGAGGTAAAATAAATGATTGGAATGTCGATTTAAGTAATACCTGGGGGAAGAATGCCTTTTTATACACTATAGGTAATACCTTTAATGCATCACAACAAAATGCATCTCCAACAACATTTGATGCTGGTGGTTTCAATTTTATGCAGAATACAGTCAATCTCGATATTAATAAATTTTATGATGGTATTCTTGATGGACTTAATGTCGCGTTTGGAGCAGAATACAGATTAGAAAATTATGAAATTGAAGCAGGAGAAGAAGCATCTTATGCGCAATATACGGCAGACGGACAAGTGATTACGTTATCAACACAAAATCCAGCGGAAGATTTTTTTGGTGATTCCAGACCTGGCGGTTCTCAGGTATTTCCTGGGTTTAGTCCTAATAATGAATTATCCAGAGGACGTAGTAGTGTAGCAGGGTACTTTGATTTAGAGGCAGATTTTTCGGAAGCATTTTTAGCGAGCTTTGCAACACGTTTTGAAAACTATTCAGATTTTGGTTCTACAATCAACTTTAAGTTAGCCACCTTGTTTAAAGCAAATGAAAATATTAATATTCGAGCAGCCTTAAATACTGGTTTTAGAGCACCTTCACTACATCAGTTAAACTTTAATTCTACATCTACCATATTTGATCAAAACGGAGATCCACAAGAAGTAGGAACTTTTTCTAATGATAGTAGAGCAGCACAGTTACTTGGAATTCCGCAATTAAAGGAAGAAACTTCTAAAAGTGTAAGTTTAGGTTTTACAGCTAAAGTGCCAGATGCCAATTTAACTATAACTGTTGATGGTTATTTTGTGGCCATTGATGATCGTGTTGTTTATACAGGCCAGTTTGCGCCAACTCCAGATGCAGGCACTGGTACAGGAGGTGTGCCTCCTGTGTATTCAGGACCACAATTAGAGTTGTTCAATCTATTAACTCAGGCAAATGCTTCCAGAGCCGCTTTCTTTGCAAACGCCATCGATACAGAGTCTAAAGGATTAGACATTGTTATTACGCACAAGGCGAATATAGGAACAGATATGAGCTTAAAATCAGATCTTTCAGGAACATTTTCCAAAACAAAAAAAGTAGGTGATATAAAAGCATCAGATTTGTTAGAGAGAGCCGGCAAAGTAGGTACTTATTTTCCAGAAGACAGCAGGGTTTATCTCGAAGAAGCTGTGCCGAGAACGAAGGTGAATTTAACCAACAATTTAACGGCAGGGAAATTTAATGTGTTTTTAAGAAATGTGTATTTTGGAGAGGTTACAGAAGCGACTACAAATGTAGACAGGCAACAGGTTTTTGGAACCAAACTAGTTACCGATTTATCTCTTGGTTATAAAGCTTCAGAAAGCTTAACATTAACCATTGGAGCTAACAATCTATTAGATGTTTATCCAGATAGAGCTGCCGAGGTTTTTTCCGATGGAGGAACCAATAGAAGTAGTGGCCGTTTTGATTGGTCCAGACGCGCACAGCAATTTGGTATAGGCGGGCGTTTTCTGTTTGCCAGATTAAGTTTTAAACTGAAGTAA
- a CDS encoding SusC/RagA family TonB-linked outer membrane protein: MSNFLQIKLLLTLLFFIPIMAFTQQISGTITDGATNLPLAGANIIIKGTNIGATSDFDGRYSINVSSFPVTLEFSSLGFETLEEVVRQAGTVNVTLQESAESLEEVVITGLASSIKRTNAANAVASISADDLAGRTPPQTLDGAMAGKFVGAQITQASGAPGGGISVKLRGVTSINANGQPLYIVDGVYVNNNSVFAGGLNEVSGAAGGGATTNDSQDNASNRIADINPDDIENIEILKGASASAIYGARAAAGVVIITTKRGKQGKTKIKFSQALGWNEAVNLLGTRKWNAELAENGDPITGIGGRAGAGALFTAAQTAGRLVDWEKEIYGEKGFITNTNLSASGGSEKTSFFASFTSNEEEGIVKRTGAGRKSFRLNVDHKITENIKIDLSGNYVTSSADRGFFNNENNGTTIGFATLFSRPWDDFFPVNGIYPDNQNGGSNPIHTRDVMTNNEDVSRIIAGAGLDVNLFSNDKQSLKLFINAGVDTYTLKTTVFFPRDLQFMNPNTGVLPLDGLTSDGTTKNTDANYSAFLVHNYLNNNEISFKTQVGLTNNQFLQNTVRVTSNGLIGSESNVDQSTNVAVSQTRLEQEDFGFFIQEEINYQDKIIGTLGIRGDKSSNNGDANELFYYPKASVAVKLHKLFTLPEDMELKLRTAYGEAGNFAPNGALFTRYLNTLITRPGDGKPFAGIITSNTLGDPTIKPERQKELEFGFDMGLFNKRLFLEFTYYKKDVEDLILSADNQASSGFSFRWANAGELENRGVEIALNGSVFDKGDFTWDTGVIFFKNTSEITKLNVNPFNTQGFRTSLGTFRIEEGKSATQIAGNDSDGNVATFGDSEPDFQMSFNNNFKYKDFTLSFFWHWKKGGENVNLTRLLTDDSGTSHDWDDLTLDPEGKTPNGFYRLSSLEAGTNAYIEDASYLKLREVGLYYNVPKGALNKWFGDNVSDVKLGFSGRNLINVFDYDSYDPEVSNFGSAAAGIGIEVAPFPSSKRYMFHLSVGL, translated from the coding sequence ATGAGCAATTTTTTACAAATTAAATTGCTCCTAACCTTGTTATTTTTTATTCCCATAATGGCTTTTACGCAGCAAATTTCGGGAACAATAACAGATGGAGCAACAAATTTGCCTTTAGCAGGGGCAAACATTATTATTAAAGGAACTAATATTGGAGCAACATCAGATTTTGATGGGCGTTACAGTATAAATGTTAGCAGTTTTCCTGTTACATTAGAGTTTTCTTCTTTAGGATTTGAAACTCTTGAAGAAGTTGTAAGGCAAGCAGGAACCGTAAATGTTACTTTACAAGAATCGGCAGAATCTTTAGAGGAAGTCGTTATTACAGGTTTGGCATCCTCAATTAAACGGACTAATGCTGCAAATGCGGTAGCAAGCATTTCTGCAGATGATTTGGCAGGGCGAACCCCACCGCAAACTTTAGATGGTGCCATGGCAGGTAAATTTGTGGGAGCTCAAATCACACAGGCTTCGGGAGCACCAGGTGGAGGTATCTCGGTTAAGTTAAGAGGAGTAACTTCCATTAATGCCAACGGACAACCTTTATATATTGTTGATGGTGTTTATGTAAATAATAATAGTGTATTTGCAGGAGGACTAAACGAAGTATCTGGTGCTGCCGGTGGCGGAGCTACAACAAATGATTCTCAGGATAATGCTTCTAACAGAATTGCCGATATTAATCCAGACGATATTGAGAATATCGAGATATTAAAAGGAGCTTCTGCTTCTGCGATTTATGGGGCTCGTGCTGCGGCAGGGGTTGTTATTATTACTACTAAAAGAGGTAAGCAAGGAAAAACAAAAATTAAATTTTCTCAAGCCTTAGGGTGGAATGAAGCCGTAAATTTATTAGGAACTAGAAAATGGAATGCCGAATTAGCTGAAAATGGTGACCCCATAACAGGTATAGGCGGTCGCGCAGGTGCAGGTGCATTGTTTACGGCTGCACAAACAGCAGGTAGATTGGTTGATTGGGAAAAGGAAATATATGGAGAAAAAGGCTTTATTACGAACACTAATCTCAGTGCTTCAGGAGGAAGTGAAAAAACATCCTTTTTTGCAAGTTTTACAAGTAATGAAGAGGAGGGTATTGTTAAAAGAACAGGTGCAGGAAGAAAATCATTTAGGTTAAATGTAGATCATAAGATAACGGAGAATATTAAAATTGACCTTTCTGGTAATTATGTTACTTCAAGTGCTGATAGAGGCTTTTTTAACAACGAAAATAATGGAACAACCATTGGTTTTGCAACTTTATTTTCTAGACCCTGGGATGATTTTTTCCCAGTTAATGGAATTTATCCAGATAATCAGAATGGAGGTTCAAACCCAATTCATACGCGTGATGTGATGACTAACAATGAAGATGTTAGTAGGATTATTGCAGGAGCAGGTTTAGATGTTAACTTATTTAGTAATGATAAGCAAAGTCTGAAATTATTTATAAATGCAGGGGTAGATACGTATACGCTTAAGACGACTGTTTTTTTTCCTAGAGATTTACAATTTATGAACCCAAATACTGGTGTATTGCCTCTAGATGGATTAACTTCAGATGGAACAACTAAAAATACTGATGCTAATTATTCTGCTTTTTTGGTTCATAATTATTTGAATAACAATGAAATCAGTTTTAAAACTCAGGTAGGACTTACTAATAATCAGTTTTTGCAAAATACGGTTAGAGTTACTTCAAACGGTCTCATTGGTTCAGAATCAAATGTAGATCAATCCACTAATGTAGCAGTCTCTCAAACCAGATTAGAACAGGAAGATTTTGGGTTTTTCATTCAAGAAGAAATAAATTATCAAGACAAAATTATTGGAACGTTAGGAATAAGAGGTGATAAATCATCAAATAATGGTGATGCTAATGAACTCTTTTATTACCCTAAGGCATCAGTAGCTGTTAAATTACACAAACTATTTACTTTGCCTGAAGACATGGAACTAAAACTTAGAACGGCATATGGTGAAGCAGGAAATTTTGCGCCTAATGGGGCTTTATTTACACGTTATTTAAATACACTAATTACCAGACCAGGTGATGGTAAACCCTTTGCTGGAATTATAACATCTAATACACTTGGTGATCCGACAATAAAACCAGAAAGACAAAAAGAACTGGAGTTTGGGTTTGATATGGGGTTATTTAACAAACGTTTGTTTTTAGAATTCACTTATTATAAAAAAGATGTAGAGGATTTAATTCTTTCTGCAGATAATCAAGCGTCTTCGGGGTTTTCATTTCGCTGGGCTAATGCTGGTGAATTAGAGAATAGAGGGGTAGAAATAGCATTGAATGGAAGTGTTTTTGACAAAGGGGATTTTACATGGGATACAGGTGTTATTTTCTTTAAAAACACATCCGAAATCACCAAGTTAAACGTGAACCCGTTTAATACCCAAGGATTTCGTACTAGTTTAGGTACTTTTAGAATTGAAGAAGGTAAGAGTGCTACTCAAATCGCAGGAAATGATTCAGATGGCAATGTTGCTACTTTTGGTGATTCTGAACCAGATTTCCAGATGTCTTTTAATAATAATTTTAAGTATAAGGATTTCACTTTATCGTTTTTTTGGCATTGGAAGAAAGGAGGGGAAAATGTAAACTTAACACGTCTTCTTACAGATGACTCGGGAACAAGTCATGATTGGGATGACCTTACTTTAGATCCGGAAGGTAAAACACCAAATGGGTTTTATAGACTTTCATCTCTTGAAGCTGGTACAAATGCATATATAGAAGATGCTAGTTACTTAAAACTAAGAGAAGTTGGGTTATATTATAACGTTCCAAAAGGGGCTTTGAATAAATGGTTTGGAGATAATGTTTCAGACGTTAAGTTAGGTTTTTCAGGTAGAAACCTAATCAATGTTTTCGATTATGATAGTTACGATCCTGAGGTATCGAATTTTGGTTCTGCGGCGGCAGGTATTGGTATAGAGGTGGCACCATTTCCGTCATCAAAAAGATACATGTTTCATCTGTCAGTCGGACTTTAA